The DNA window GATGGTGTCTGTTACGGTGTTGGTTTTGTCTACCTGGCAAAGGGCCAGGTTAGAAGGTATCTGGCTGCTGTTGGTGTAAGTGCCGGTGGCAGGATATACGGTCAGTACTACTTTCATGATCTTAAAAAACTGTCCCAGTTGCTGCATGTTTTTCAGAAAAGGAATATCGATACGTGTAGCCACGCCCGTGAGTGACTGTGTAAACGTCATATTGCCGGTGGCGGCAGATGGCAGCTCTTTTACAGGACCCTGTAGTTTTTCCAGCGGACTGCCAGTACGGTTGCTCAGTACCTGGTTAAACTGCAGTTCACTGGCATTCATTTTAAAGTCTACATATCTGGCTGTTGGAATCAGTTCGTTGATATGATAATACAAACGCATGGTCAGCGAAGTATCTATCGCCTGGAATGCCATGACAGACGCGCTTCCGGGTCCTGGTGTAATCTTCAGCCCCGGGAAAAAATTAAGGAAGCTGGAAGTAGGGAAGATATCAGGGCTTTTGTCGCGCACCATGGCAAACAGCTGAGCGCCCAGTGCATCAGACATTTTTATGGAGATGCTTTTATCGGTCTTAGGCCGGATGATGCCGGTGAAAGTGCCCAGTGGTGTGCTTTCTGCGGTGAAGTCACTGTTGTTGTACAGGTAGAAGAATGTTTTGGCAAACTGGATCGATTGTGTGACACGATACACCTGTAAACTTTGTGGTATGGTGGAATCGCCGGCAATGTACCCGGTGGGCCTCATGAGAAGCCGCAGTGAGTCGAAGCCGGAACCGTTGACAGGGATATCTGTTGAAGACGGTGCCTGCAGCTGGAAGAAAGAGTTAATGGTAGAAGTACCGAAATGGGAATCTGCTTTAACACCAGTGAGTAATATCCCTGAGCCGGAGGTGGGCACCGAATCATACTGAATGGTTTTCATCGTCAGCGACAGGGTATCGGTGAGGATATAATCTGTTTGCTGGTTATCTACCACATTATCGTAGGCGAAACCGGTCTTCTGGCAGGAGCTGCAGAGGACTGTTACAAGTAGGGCCATAACGGTAGTCACATATATAATACCGCCTGAGCACTTTGCACCTTTGTGTGAAAAAAAAGTCGCGTTCATGGTGCGCAATTTTAGACAGGATCGATACTTACAGTTGCTGTAATATGCCAACGGCCATTATTCATCGATGAATCCTTTAATCTGTTCTTTATGCTGCCAATAGTGCCCTGATAGCCATTAAGGAGGAAAGATTACTGCTGGGAGATGAAAAAGCGGTATCTGTCATTTAAAAAGAGGGGAATGTCTATTTCCTGTTTGCCGGAATGCTCCTGCGGATAATTTTGGCAACAGTAAAAAGAACATGCTAATGCGTTATTTAAAAGGTTACAGTTTATTATTGGTCGCTTCCCTGATGGCCTGTTCCAAGAGTTCCACCACTACAGATAAAATAGGCAACTGGATCAAACGTTCCGAATTTGAAGGAGTGGGCAGGAGCGCTGCTGCGTCTTTTGTGATAGATAACAAAGCCTATGTAGGTACCGGCTATGACGGTGAAAACAGACTGCAGGATTTCTGGGTATATGATGTAGACCTGAACCAGTGGACACAGAAAGCAGCATTGCCTGGTGTGGGCCGCAGCGGAGCCGTAGGAATGGCTATGGCAGGAAAAGGTTATGTAGGCACCGGTTATGATGGTCTCAACAAACTCAGTGATTTTTATCAGTATGATCCTGCATCCAATACCTGGGCCCGTAAAGCTGATTTTGCCGGCACTGCCAGATATGGTGCCGTAAGTTTTGCGCTGAATGACAAAGGATATATCGCTACAGGTTATGATGGCAACTGGTTAAAAGATAACTGGCGTTATGATCCTGCTTCCAATGCCTGGACACAGGTACAAAGCCTCACCAGCGGTAAAAGACAGGATGGCAACGCCTTTGTGATCGGTAACAAGGCTTATGTGTGTATGGGTACGGCTAATGGCACTTATGTATCCGATTTCTATGCTTTCGATGGTGGAACTGAAACATGGACAGCCCTGCGTGCTATTGATAACGTGTCTGACCAGAGTTACGATGATAATTACAATTTTAAAGGAAGTGGTGCTGCTGCGTTTGCCATGCGCGGACTGGGATACATCGCAACCGGTACCAAAACGGGCCTGTCTACTGCTGTGTGGGAGTACAATCCCGGTACTGATCTGTGGGTACAGAAAACAGATTTTGAAGGAGCTGCCCGCAATGGTGCTACCGGCTTTACTGTAAAAGATCGCGGTTTTGTGGTACTGGGTACCAGTTCCAGCCAGCCGTTCGATAATATGTTTGAATTTGATCCTACAGCGCCATATAACCAGTATGACTAAACGAAAATTATTTATCCTGGCAGGAGCAGCAGTATTACTATTGCTGCTGATAGTTGCCAGGTATCGTAAACCGGCGTCTGCACAGCAAGACGGCATGGTGCAACTAACAGTGGTGCCTTTCGAAATAAAGGGTGGATGGGGATATAAAGTGATGATGGATAACAAGCCTTATATCTATCAGGATGTTATTCCGGGTGTTGCGGGCAATCGTGCTTTTCATTCGAAAGAAGATGCACAAAGGGTAGGTAACCTGGTGCTGGAAAAAATGATGCAACACAAATTACCAGCTGTTACGCTGGCTGAATTAACAGAAATGCAAGTGGCCGGTATACAATAAGGATGTTGTTTGTTCAACGGGTTTGATCTCACCTGGTTTTAATCACTAAAAACCGGGTGGGATTCCCTATTTTAATAAGATTTTAATCTCAATTAATTTTAACAATCCGTTATACCAGGATTAACAAACTTTAACACAAGCGTAACCGGATACGGTCGTATGTTTATCGCATCAAACTAAGTGATGCCTAATTTTAAACGGATACTAAAAAAACGCCCTGTCGTCGTGGCCCTGCATGTGTTGGGATGGGTATGTTTTTTATTCTTTCCTTTCTTCATTTATCGCATACAAATTCTGCACAAAGGATTTTTCATCAAAGAGCTGATTGATAATCTCTTTCTGATTGCTATTTTTTATCTGAACATTTATGTGTTGATTCCTCGTTTTTTCAACCGGAAAAAAATAGTACTCTATCTTTCCACGGTGATGTTGCTCGTGGTGTTTATCACGATACAACAGGCAGCGCTTGATTATTATTTCTTCAGAAATCTGGCGGGCCGCCCTGCGATGATGACATTGCGCCTGGATAAAAATCATCTGGAAGAAAGTGTAACAAGAGGAGGCTTTGCACCGTTTCACCATCGGTACCGGTTAATAGGAGAGGAGGTGTCGGAGATGGCTTCGGTGGTTGCTGCGCCGGCAAAAGGAGATGCAGCTGTTTTTGGAATGGGCAAGCCGGTGGTATCTACGATGCCAATGCCGCCGCCGCGCTTATACCGTATAATGGGAGAGAAACCTTCTTTCTGGGAATACCTGCTGTTCCCGGAAGTGCTCCGCCGATCCGGCTTTTTTGCACTGCTGATGTTGTTTATGAGCGGTTTTATTAAGATAGCGGTGGAGTGGTTTGAAAGTGAAAAACAGCGGGAAGCGTTGAAAGTAGAAAAACTGAATGCAGAACTGAAATTTCTGAAGTCGCAGATTAATCCACATTTCCTTTTCAACTGTCTGAATACGATCTATTCGCTGGCACATAAACAATCCGGGCAAACGGAACATGCTATCCTGAAGTTATCAACCATCATGCGATATATGATCTATGAATCCAATGAAGCGAAAGTACAGCTGGAACAGGAACTAAAATACCTACAGGACTACATTGACATACAGCGGCTGCGGCTGCCACAGGATATAGAGATCCAATATACCTTAAACGGCCAGCCTGCCAGCCTTCAGATAGAGCCCATGCTACTGGTCCCTTTCGTGGAAAACGCCTTTAAACACGGTATCAGTTACGCGGAAGACTCCTTCATCAACATCGATATTACGATCGCCGAAAATATGATCAGATTAATGGTCAGAAACAGCCTCTTTAAAGAAAGGGTGGCTGAAAGAGGAGGTATTGGATTGCAGAATGTGTTGAAGCGGCTGGACATGCTTTATCACGGTGACCATGAAATCACTATCACGGAATCAGACAACCAGTTTATTGTGGATCTTAAAATAGTATTGAAAAAATGATAAAGTGTATTGCTGTGGATGATGAGCCGCTGGCACTGGAAATCCTGGAGGACTATATCCGTAAGGTACCCTTTCTTAGCCTGGCCGGTAAATTCGAAAACGCGGCTACCGCCCTGCGCTTTATCCAGGAAGAACCGGTAGACCTGGTATTCCTGGACATCAAAATGCCCGATATTACAGGCATACAATTCCTGAAATCCCTGAAATATCCGCCCATGGTAGTTTTTACAACCGCCTACGGCGAATATGCCCTCGATGGCTTTAACCTCGATGTGGTAGACTACCTGCTGAAGCCCGTGCCCTTTGAACGATTCCTCAAAGCCGCCGCTAAAGCCAGTGAAGCCTTCTCGGCCAATCAGCAGAAAACAACCCAGCTGGACCCTGCCTGGACCAACGACTACATCTTCATCAAAACGGAATACAAAATCATCAAGATCAATCTTGAAGATATTCTTTTCATCGAAGCATTGAAAGACTATACGAAAATCTATACTCCCAATCTCCCTGTGCTCACCCTGCGCAGTCTCAAATCATTTGAAACCCGTCTTCCGGCAGATAAATTCATCCGGGTACACCGCTCTTACCTGGTGTCGCTCAGTAAAATCAACTCTGTGGAGAAAAACACCGTCATGATTGCCAATCAGTCTATTCCCATCAGCGATGGCTACCGCGAACGCTTTTATGACGTGATCAACAGAAACTCCTGATCATAGGATGGTTATTTAAAATACAGCGATGACGATCAGCAGACAAAGCCTATAGCCGCTGTAGGCTTCACTTTATTTTAAATAACCATCTGTTCGGATCATCATATTTTCATTTTTTTTCGGAACTTTGGTGGCACCATTCAAAAAAGACCTTAATCAAAAACCACCAACATTGGAAAGAATTTATTTTGACAACGCAGCAACTACCTCCCTGGACCCGGTGGTATTAGATGCCATGCTGCCGTATATGACTGAAAAATTCGGTAACCCATCCTCCATCTATTCTTATGGTAGAGAATCCAGGCTGGGCATCGAAAATGCACGTAAATCCGTAGCAAAGACCCTCAATGCGCACCCGGGAGAAATATTCTTTACCTCCGGCGGCACAGAGAGCAGCAATACGGCCATCAACGCGGCAGTGAAGGACCTGGGATGCAAACACATCATCTCTTCGCCCATTGAGCACCACGCCACCCTGCATACTGTAGAGTACCTGCACCATCACGACGGTGTGGCCCTGTCATTTGTCAAAATATTGCCATCCGGCCATATTGACATGGACCATCTCCGTGAACTGCTGCAAGGCTCCAAGGAAAAATGCCTGGTGACACTGATGCACGCCAACAATGAAATCGGCAACCTGCTCGATTTACACGCAGTAGGTACCCTCTGCAAAGAGTTTGACGCCATCTTCCATTCAGATACCGTACAAACTGTAGGTCACTATCCTTTTGACCTCCGTAATACGCCGGTACACTTCATCACCGGCGCGGGTCACAAGTTTCACGGTCCTAAAGGTGTAGGTATCCTGTACATCAATGAAAACGTGAAAATCACGCCTTTCATCCAGGGCGGCAGCCAGGAACGCAATATGCGCGCCGGTACCGAAAACCTGTACGGCATCATCGGTTTCGCCAAAGCACTGGAACTGGCCACAGAACACTGCGAAGAGCATCGTCAGTATATCAACGACCTGCGTCAGTATATGGCTGCAGAACTGGAGAAAAACATTCCGGGCGTAGCCTTCAACGGCGACCTGCACGGACGCAGCCTGTACACCGTGCTGAACGTGTCTTTCCCTAAATCGGAAAAGAGCGAGATGATCCTGTTCAACCTGGACATCAACGGTATCTGTGCCTCCGGTGGCAGTGCCTGTACCTCCGGTGCCAACGCCGGCTCCCACGTGATCAGAGCCATCAACAGCAATCCTAACCAGATCGCGGTACGTTTCTCCTTCTCTAAAAACAATACCAGAACAGAAATAGACAAGGTGATCACAAAACTGAAAGAACTGATCTGAGACTTTCAACTTGCCCAATAAAAAGAAGACCGAAGCAGTATTTGCTTCGGTCTTCTGCTTTTGAAAAGAAAAAATCTTACATAAACTCCTTGATGTCCTGCATGATCCGTTTCGCGATATTGTCAGCTGTTGTTTCATTCTGACTTTCAGCGTAAATACGGATAATAGGCTCTGTATTGGAGGTGCGCAGGTGTACCCAGTCTTTGTCGAACTCGATCTTCAGGCCATCTTCCGTGTTTAACGGTTGATTTTTGTATTTGCCTTTGATTTTTTCGAAGATGGTTTTTACATCTACTCCTTTGTCCAGCTCGATTTTGTTTTTGGAGATGAAGTAATCGGGGTAGCTGTTACGCAGCGCTTTGATGGTTTTTTTGCTCTGTGCCAGGTGGCTCAGGAAAAGACCGATGCCGATCAGTGCATCACGGCCATAGTGCAGGTCCGGAACGATGATACCACCGTTACCTTCGCCGCCGATGACAGCCTGGGTGTCTTTCATTTTCTTTACCACGTTTACTTCTCCTACGGCAGACGGCGTGTATTCGCCACCGTGTTTCAGCGTGATATCTTTTAATGCCTGGGTGGAAGACATATTGGAAACCGTGTTGCCTTTGCGTTTGCTGAGCACATAGTCCGCAACGGCCACCAGGGTATATTCTTCACCAAACATGCTGCCATCTTCACAAACGAAGCAGAGACGGTCCACATCCGGATCTACGGCGATGCCCAGATCTGCATTGGATTTGTCTACTTCATTGGATAACGCAGTCAGGTTTTCGGCCAGTGGTTCAGGGTTGTGGCTGAATTTACCATTCACTTCCTCGAACAGTACCTGTACGTCTTCCACGCCCAGTGCTTTGAGCAGTGGTGGTACAAACAGGGCGCCGGTAGAGTTAACCGCGTCCACTACGATTTTGAAGTTACGCTCTTTAATAGCGGCCACATCCACCAGAGGATAGTTCACTACCAGGTCTACATGTTTCTGGAGATAAGAATCGTCCTGGGTGTAGGAGCCGAGTTTATTCACATCCACGAAGTTAAAGTCTTCGCGTTCGGCGATATCGAGCAGCTCAGCGCCGTCTGCGCCGGAAATGAATTCCCCTTCTGCATTCAGCAGTTTAAGGGCGTTCCACTCTTTTGGATTATGGCTGGCAGTGAGGATGATACCGCCCGCAGCATTTTCCATTTTAACGGCAATTTCCACAGTGGGTGTGGTAGACAAGCCCAGATCAACTACGTCGATTCCCAGGGCATTCAGTGTGGAAACTACCAGGTTTTTCACCATTTCGCCGGAAATACGGCCATCACGGCCGATTACCACTTTGCGGTTCTCGGTCTGGCGGGAGAGCCAGGTACCGTAAGCTGCTGTGAACTTCACTACATCGAGGGGAGAGAGTCCTTCGCCGGGCTTGCCGCCAATGGTTCCGCGAATGCCGGATATTGATTTGATCAGTGCCACGAGATTCAATTTTTTTAAGGAAGGCAAATATAAAAAAATCCACTCCAGATTTCCTAATTATGAAAAGATGACGAACCTCCCCCCTGAAACAGCCATTTTCCCCACTCAGTTTTCATTATATTTGCAGCTACGCTTTTAAAAAAACAGCTATACGTTGCATGCAAAACTTCTGGAAGAATATACCCCGGTATATTCGTTATGTGGTTGTTCAAACACTCTATCTCTTCCTGTTGATGGTGCTGTTCAGGGTTATTTTTTACCTGTTCTTCTTTAAGTCAACCATTACCAGCAGTGCTGTAATTACAAAGGCGTGGTACCTGGGCCTCAAGTTTGATCTCCGGCTGACGTTGATCCTGGTAGTCCCCATCGCCATCATGGCGGTCATTACCCGCAACCGTTTTTTTACCTCGAAGGTTATACGCAATATTAACAGAACCTATGTTTTTATTGTTTTTACTGTTCTTACCTTATTATTTATACTCGACCTGGGACATTACGACTATCTGGGCATACGCCTCGACCCGTCTATCCTGCGTTTCCTGGCTAAAGGTGAGCGGGCCGACAACGCCCGGATGGTATGGCAAAGTTACCCGGTGGTACGTGGCTTCCTGGGTATCTTCGTATTCCTGTACCTCGTATTCCGCGTGCAAAGACGTACCTGGAACCGCCTGGCCGCCGAGCCACCGGTATATCTCCGCAACTGGCCCTTCACCGGCTATGTCACCGGACTTACCCTCCTGATCGCCGCCGGTATCTATGGCAACTTCGCCTATTTCCCGCTGCGCTGGAGCCAGGCCATGTTTACCCGCGATAACGGTGTGACCAGCCTGGGACTCAACCCCATCCTGTATTTTGTCTCCAATTTCTCCGTACAGGGTGATACCTACGATATCAATCTCACTAAAAAATATTATCCGTATATCGCCGAATACCTGAAGGTAGACAAGCCTGATGTGGAAAAACTGGACTACCGCCGCACGGTCCCCGGTGATTCCACCAAACCAAAACTCAATGTCATCCTGGTGATGCTGGAGTCTACAGGCGCTGCCCCTACCAGCATGTACAACAATCCCATGCAGGCCACGCCTAATATGAAACGCCTGGCCGACAGCGGTATACTCTTCAAAAATTTTTACGTGCCGGCCATCAGCACCGCCAAAACTGTTTTTGGTGTGACCACCGGCCTGCCCGACATAACTGCCGTGAAAACGGCCAGCCGTCATCCTAAAATGCTGGACCAGCGTATCGTCATGGACCAGTTCAAAGGATATGAAAGACTGTATCTCCTGGGTGGTAACACCAACTGGGCCAACATACGCGCCGTATTCACCAACAACGTGGAAGGTATCAACATCCACGAAGAAGGGATGTACAAATCCGGCAAAGCCGATGTATGGGGCATCTCCGACTATGACCTGATCACCGAAGCCAGCGAAATATTCAAAGCCAGCAACGACCAGAAAAAACCTTTTGTGGCTTTCCTCCAGCTGGCAGACAACCACCCGCCTTATACCACCACCAGCGGGGCCGGTGATTTCAAAAAAGTGACGGAAAAGGACATCGATATGGAAAAATTCAAAAAATCCGGATTCGTGTCCATCGATCAGTTTAATGCCCTGCGTTATGAAGACTACAACGTGGGCCACCTGATAGACATGGCCCGTAAAGATGGTTACCTCAACAATACCGTCTTTATGTTCTTCGGCGATCACAACTGTATCCTCAATCCGTACTCCTTTATGCCGCTGCCGGAGTATGAACTGGCTACCGGCGGGGTACACGTGACAGCTTTTATGTACAGTCCCGGCCATGTGGCACCTCAACAGGTGATCAATACACCCGGAAGCCTCCTGGATATCTACCCTACCATGGCCAGTATGGTAGGCATGCCTTATAACAACTATACCCTGGGTACCAATCTGTTAGACAGTACCCGGGTAAATGATAAATATGTGTTTGTCACCTATTTGCGTAATCAGCAGCCTTATTACGCGCTCATCGGTGACCGTTACCTGTACGAGATCAATATGGTCACTGCAGCCACTGCACTGTACGACCTGCAGGCCGATCCGACAAAGAATATACAGGCACAACAACCGGACACTGCAAAAAATCTGGATAATTTAACACGCGGCTTCTACGAAAGCACGCGATATTTGATGTTTAATAATAAAAAATAACTGTTGCCACGGCAATTTGCGAATTATGGAAATAGATATAGACAAAAGCTGGTTTAAAGATTGGTTCAATTCTCCTTACTATCACCTGTTGTACGCCAACCGGGACGAACAAGAGGCAGCTGCATTCATTGACAAGCTGCTGGCTTATCTCCAGCCCCCTCTGCATGCGGAGATGCTGGATGTGGCCTGTGGTAAGGGCCGTCATGCCAAATACCTGGCAGACAAAGGATACGATGTTACCGGCATAGATCTTTCCATAGAGAGCATTAATATCGCCAAGAAGATGGAAAATGAGCACCTGAGCTTTTTCCAGCACGATATGCGACTGCCTTTCCGTGTCAACTACTTCGATGTGGTGTTCAACTTCTTCACCAGCTTCGGTTATTTTGCCTCCCCGCGCGATAATAACAACGCCCTCCGTACCCTGGCTAATGCGCTGAAGCCCGGTGGCAAACTGGTACTCGATTACCTGAACAGCCCGTATGTGGAAAAACACCTGGTATATGATGAAGTGAAGGAAAAAGATAATGTGGTGTTTGATATCCACCGGGAGTTGAAAGATCATAAATTCCTCAAAAAAATTAATATTCTCGATAAAAACCTGATGAGAAGGCTCACCTATGCTGAGAGCGTCAATGCCTTTAACCGCGAGGATTTTGAGCAGATGTTTGCCAGACAGGGACTTGTTATTACGGAAATTTTCGGAGATTATCATTTTAACAGCTATGACGAAGAGCGTTCGCCACGCCTCATCCTCGTTGCTACAAAACCTTAGCCATGCTTGAAAGTATCCTGAAACAGGACCTTCGGTTATTCTTCCATATCAACGGGCAGTGGCACAACGCTGTGCTGGACTATATCCTGCCCCTGGCAAGGGAGCCATATATGTGGGCGCCGCTGTACCTGTTCCTGGCCTTGTTTATCACCATCAACTACGGCTGGAGAGGCTTCTGGTGGATTCTTTTTTTCCTGCTGTGTTTTGCGCTGGCAGACCAGAGCAGCCTGTACATCAAACAGGCATTTGGCCGGGTCAGGCCCTGCCGTGATCCGATTGTGTCACATTATGCACGGATACTGGTGGGGTATTGTCCAACGAGCGGAAGCTTTACCTCCAACCATGCGGCCAATCATTTTGCATTGGCTACGTTTTGTTTCTTAACTTTAAAATCAGCATTTGGCCGGTACACCTGGTTATTTTTTCTGTGGGCGGCCCTGGTAGGTTACGCACAGATATATGTTGGTGTGCATTACCCGCTGGACGTTGCCGGCGGCGCGGTACTGGGCATATTCATAGGGCTGCTGAGTGGAAGTTTCTTTCAACGCCGCATTAGACTGGAGCCTGAACAAACATCATGAACTGGAATTATCTTATACTTATATTATTGGCTACGTTTGGCGGTGGGCTGATCCCCATGACGATCAGGCGTATCAATGCCAATTTTACCATTTACCTGCTGGCTTTTACCGGCGCTTTCCTGTTTGGGATCACCATCATGCATCTTCTGCCGGAAGTGTACCATGAGTTGGGACATAATGCCGGCATTTATGTTGTTCTTGGTTTTTTCCTGCAGGTATTCCTTCAGCAGTTATCACATGGTATGGAACATGGACACACCCATTTACCGGGTGAAAACCACCGCCATATCGCGGTAATGCCGTTGCTGCTGGGACTTTCCATCCATGCTTTTATGGAAGGTATCCCGCTGGGATTTCAATATGAAGATAAATCCGCGCTGCCATCTTTAATGGTGGGCGTGGCTGCGCATAAAGTACCGGAAGCATTAACACTGATCACCGTGATGATGCATGCGCATAGGAAAAAGGCAGAGCTGTGGCGTATACTCATCGCTTTTGCCCTCGTTACCCCGCTGGCAGCCGTATTGGCCGGGTGGATGGGCAACCGCTTTGAGATAGTACAACACTACCTGCTGTACGTGGTGGCCCTGGTGATCGGCGCGTTCCTGCACATTTCCACCACTATATTCTATGAAAGCGGCACCAAACACCATGAACTGAGTGGAAAAAAAGTGATGGCCATAGCGGCAGGACTGGTGCTGGCATTTCTTACCCTTATATTTGAATAATTTTTTATTTTTAGACTTTAAATCATGGAAGTCGTCATTATCTTCATCCTTATTTTAGTGAGCGGCATATTTTCGATGTCGGAAATAGCCCTGGTCTCGGCTCGCAAGAGCAGACTGGAACAACAAGCTAATAAAGGGGATGAAAAAGCAAAGGCCGCTCTGAAGCTGGCCAATAAACCGGAAACTTTTCTTTCTACCGTTCAAATCGGTATCACACTCATCGGCATCCTCATCGGTATCTACTCCGGTGAAACGATCAAAGACGAGGTAATGGCCTGGCTCAACCAGTTTCCCGCTGTTATCACCTATAGCAACCTCCTCGCCACTATCATCGTTGTTATTGTCATCACTTATTTTTCCCTGGTACTGGGCGAACTGGTACCGAAAAGAATAGGCACCTCCAAACCGGAAGCCATCGCCAAA is part of the Chitinophaga flava genome and encodes:
- a CDS encoding DUF4270 family protein, with protein sequence MNATFFSHKGAKCSGGIIYVTTVMALLVTVLCSSCQKTGFAYDNVVDNQQTDYILTDTLSLTMKTIQYDSVPTSGSGILLTGVKADSHFGTSTINSFFQLQAPSSTDIPVNGSGFDSLRLLMRPTGYIAGDSTIPQSLQVYRVTQSIQFAKTFFYLYNNSDFTAESTPLGTFTGIIRPKTDKSISIKMSDALGAQLFAMVRDKSPDIFPTSSFLNFFPGLKITPGPGSASVMAFQAIDTSLTMRLYYHINELIPTARYVDFKMNASELQFNQVLSNRTGSPLEKLQGPVKELPSAATGNMTFTQSLTGVATRIDIPFLKNMQQLGQFFKIMKVVLTVYPATGTYTNSSQIPSNLALCQVDKTNTVTDTIGYGNLSIDNQYNENTYYSYDITNYCNTQLSADLAGTRGLLLTTPGGAGRNTLNRLIANDQQIAKKKIKVQVYYLLYK
- a CDS encoding Kelch repeat-containing protein; amino-acid sequence: MRYLKGYSLLLVASLMACSKSSTTTDKIGNWIKRSEFEGVGRSAAASFVIDNKAYVGTGYDGENRLQDFWVYDVDLNQWTQKAALPGVGRSGAVGMAMAGKGYVGTGYDGLNKLSDFYQYDPASNTWARKADFAGTARYGAVSFALNDKGYIATGYDGNWLKDNWRYDPASNAWTQVQSLTSGKRQDGNAFVIGNKAYVCMGTANGTYVSDFYAFDGGTETWTALRAIDNVSDQSYDDNYNFKGSGAAAFAMRGLGYIATGTKTGLSTAVWEYNPGTDLWVQKTDFEGAARNGATGFTVKDRGFVVLGTSSSQPFDNMFEFDPTAPYNQYD
- a CDS encoding DUF4907 domain-containing protein, whose product is MTKRKLFILAGAAVLLLLLIVARYRKPASAQQDGMVQLTVVPFEIKGGWGYKVMMDNKPYIYQDVIPGVAGNRAFHSKEDAQRVGNLVLEKMMQHKLPAVTLAELTEMQVAGIQ
- a CDS encoding sensor histidine kinase, which gives rise to MPNFKRILKKRPVVVALHVLGWVCFLFFPFFIYRIQILHKGFFIKELIDNLFLIAIFYLNIYVLIPRFFNRKKIVLYLSTVMLLVVFITIQQAALDYYFFRNLAGRPAMMTLRLDKNHLEESVTRGGFAPFHHRYRLIGEEVSEMASVVAAPAKGDAAVFGMGKPVVSTMPMPPPRLYRIMGEKPSFWEYLLFPEVLRRSGFFALLMLFMSGFIKIAVEWFESEKQREALKVEKLNAELKFLKSQINPHFLFNCLNTIYSLAHKQSGQTEHAILKLSTIMRYMIYESNEAKVQLEQELKYLQDYIDIQRLRLPQDIEIQYTLNGQPASLQIEPMLLVPFVENAFKHGISYAEDSFINIDITIAENMIRLMVRNSLFKERVAERGGIGLQNVLKRLDMLYHGDHEITITESDNQFIVDLKIVLKK
- a CDS encoding LytR/AlgR family response regulator transcription factor, whose translation is MIKCIAVDDEPLALEILEDYIRKVPFLSLAGKFENAATALRFIQEEPVDLVFLDIKMPDITGIQFLKSLKYPPMVVFTTAYGEYALDGFNLDVVDYLLKPVPFERFLKAAAKASEAFSANQQKTTQLDPAWTNDYIFIKTEYKIIKINLEDILFIEALKDYTKIYTPNLPVLTLRSLKSFETRLPADKFIRVHRSYLVSLSKINSVEKNTVMIANQSIPISDGYRERFYDVINRNS
- a CDS encoding cysteine desulfurase family protein; translated protein: MERIYFDNAATTSLDPVVLDAMLPYMTEKFGNPSSIYSYGRESRLGIENARKSVAKTLNAHPGEIFFTSGGTESSNTAINAAVKDLGCKHIISSPIEHHATLHTVEYLHHHDGVALSFVKILPSGHIDMDHLRELLQGSKEKCLVTLMHANNEIGNLLDLHAVGTLCKEFDAIFHSDTVQTVGHYPFDLRNTPVHFITGAGHKFHGPKGVGILYINENVKITPFIQGGSQERNMRAGTENLYGIIGFAKALELATEHCEEHRQYINDLRQYMAAELEKNIPGVAFNGDLHGRSLYTVLNVSFPKSEKSEMILFNLDINGICASGGSACTSGANAGSHVIRAINSNPNQIAVRFSFSKNNTRTEIDKVITKLKELI
- the glmM gene encoding phosphoglucosamine mutase, which encodes MALIKSISGIRGTIGGKPGEGLSPLDVVKFTAAYGTWLSRQTENRKVVIGRDGRISGEMVKNLVVSTLNALGIDVVDLGLSTTPTVEIAVKMENAAGGIILTASHNPKEWNALKLLNAEGEFISGADGAELLDIAEREDFNFVDVNKLGSYTQDDSYLQKHVDLVVNYPLVDVAAIKERNFKIVVDAVNSTGALFVPPLLKALGVEDVQVLFEEVNGKFSHNPEPLAENLTALSNEVDKSNADLGIAVDPDVDRLCFVCEDGSMFGEEYTLVAVADYVLSKRKGNTVSNMSSTQALKDITLKHGGEYTPSAVGEVNVVKKMKDTQAVIGGEGNGGIIVPDLHYGRDALIGIGLFLSHLAQSKKTIKALRNSYPDYFISKNKIELDKGVDVKTIFEKIKGKYKNQPLNTEDGLKIEFDKDWVHLRTSNTEPIIRIYAESQNETTADNIAKRIMQDIKEFM
- a CDS encoding LTA synthase family protein, which encodes MQNFWKNIPRYIRYVVVQTLYLFLLMVLFRVIFYLFFFKSTITSSAVITKAWYLGLKFDLRLTLILVVPIAIMAVITRNRFFTSKVIRNINRTYVFIVFTVLTLLFILDLGHYDYLGIRLDPSILRFLAKGERADNARMVWQSYPVVRGFLGIFVFLYLVFRVQRRTWNRLAAEPPVYLRNWPFTGYVTGLTLLIAAGIYGNFAYFPLRWSQAMFTRDNGVTSLGLNPILYFVSNFSVQGDTYDINLTKKYYPYIAEYLKVDKPDVEKLDYRRTVPGDSTKPKLNVILVMLESTGAAPTSMYNNPMQATPNMKRLADSGILFKNFYVPAISTAKTVFGVTTGLPDITAVKTASRHPKMLDQRIVMDQFKGYERLYLLGGNTNWANIRAVFTNNVEGINIHEEGMYKSGKADVWGISDYDLITEASEIFKASNDQKKPFVAFLQLADNHPPYTTTSGAGDFKKVTEKDIDMEKFKKSGFVSIDQFNALRYEDYNVGHLIDMARKDGYLNNTVFMFFGDHNCILNPYSFMPLPEYELATGGVHVTAFMYSPGHVAPQQVINTPGSLLDIYPTMASMVGMPYNNYTLGTNLLDSTRVNDKYVFVTYLRNQQPYYALIGDRYLYEINMVTAATALYDLQADPTKNIQAQQPDTAKNLDNLTRGFYESTRYLMFNNKK